In one window of Methanoculleus chikugoensis DNA:
- a CDS encoding NADH-quinone oxidoreductase subunit L, with amino-acid sequence MQTLLFLIVFPILVACLLLFVKRTTLRYAVVALSALAIGGASIYLLIRYAFEGAVYFAAPSGAIDLAMVAIEMGLALFIIYMGAKFKNYLAIVLAVVQAALVVYLEMTFSGSLHAVNNLFIDQFSIIMALIIGIIGSLIAVYAVRYMETYHHHHPEVRDRQTFFFFVIFVFLAAMFGLVFSNNLMWLFFFWEITTISSFLLIGYSETGEATKNAFRALVMNLLGGVAFVVALILLAATEPTSGGIELSRVLASPDAAVVLIPAVLIGFAGITKAALMPFSSWLLGAMVAPTPVSALLHSSTMVKAGVYILVRFSPVFAGTFAGLSIGLVGGVTFLVASAIAISQSDAKSVLAYSTIANLGLIAACAGVGTYMLVWAAILLIVFHAVAKSLLFLGTGAIEHRTGSRDIEDMEGLIVRMPKMAVMMFIGIAGMFLAPFGMLISKWAAIEAFVQVPFGLIFIAILAYGSAVTVFFWAKWMGKLVTVTRNTERVEKGFFEESWAPLYIITGLVIAAVLLFPVISSILIEPYVLAIYGVTAHLADANVAIMLLMIALLLVLPVSFLLFKRTARHLPAYMGGRPATPDLHFAGSLGMTREAQTRNYYLTEYFGEAKLFRPGATVCIVLILVSWALAGVAL; translated from the coding sequence GTGCAGACGCTGCTCTTCCTAATAGTGTTTCCCATCCTCGTCGCATGTCTTTTGTTGTTCGTAAAACGAACGACGTTGCGCTACGCGGTGGTCGCCCTCTCGGCTCTTGCCATCGGTGGGGCATCGATATACCTGCTCATCCGGTATGCATTCGAGGGCGCGGTCTACTTCGCCGCGCCTTCGGGTGCGATCGACCTCGCTATGGTGGCCATCGAGATGGGGCTCGCGCTCTTCATCATCTACATGGGCGCAAAGTTCAAGAACTACCTGGCAATCGTGCTGGCCGTCGTTCAGGCGGCGCTGGTGGTCTACCTCGAGATGACGTTCTCGGGGAGCCTTCATGCGGTCAACAACCTCTTCATTGACCAGTTCTCCATCATCATGGCCCTGATCATCGGGATCATCGGGAGCCTTATAGCCGTATACGCGGTCAGGTACATGGAGACCTATCACCACCACCACCCGGAGGTGCGCGACCGGCAGACGTTCTTCTTCTTCGTCATCTTCGTCTTCCTCGCCGCGATGTTCGGCCTGGTCTTCTCCAACAACCTCATGTGGCTCTTCTTCTTCTGGGAGATCACCACCATCAGCTCATTCTTGCTGATCGGCTACTCGGAGACCGGGGAAGCAACGAAGAACGCCTTCCGCGCCCTGGTGATGAACCTTCTCGGCGGGGTCGCCTTCGTCGTGGCGCTCATCCTCCTCGCCGCAACCGAGCCGACAAGCGGGGGTATCGAACTCTCCCGGGTGCTCGCGTCACCTGACGCCGCTGTCGTCCTGATACCGGCCGTCCTGATCGGGTTTGCCGGTATCACGAAGGCCGCGCTGATGCCCTTCTCCTCCTGGCTCCTCGGGGCGATGGTGGCCCCGACCCCGGTCTCGGCCCTGCTTCACTCGAGCACCATGGTCAAGGCCGGCGTCTATATCCTGGTCAGGTTCTCGCCGGTCTTCGCCGGGACGTTCGCCGGACTCTCCATCGGCCTCGTCGGCGGAGTGACCTTCCTGGTTGCGTCCGCGATAGCGATATCGCAGAGCGACGCGAAGTCGGTCCTCGCCTACTCGACGATAGCAAACCTCGGGTTGATAGCCGCCTGTGCGGGTGTCGGAACCTACATGCTCGTCTGGGCGGCAATCCTCCTGATCGTCTTCCACGCCGTCGCAAAGTCGCTCCTCTTCCTCGGAACCGGAGCGATCGAGCACCGGACCGGAAGCCGCGACATCGAGGACATGGAAGGCCTGATCGTCCGGATGCCGAAGATGGCGGTGATGATGTTCATCGGGATCGCCGGTATGTTCCTTGCGCCGTTCGGCATGCTGATCTCCAAGTGGGCGGCGATCGAGGCGTTCGTCCAGGTCCCCTTCGGCCTGATCTTCATCGCCATCCTCGCCTACGGGAGCGCCGTCACGGTCTTCTTCTGGGCGAAGTGGATGGGCAAACTCGTCACGGTCACCCGGAACACGGAACGGGTCGAAAAAGGGTTCTTCGAGGAATCCTGGGCCCCGCTCTATATCATCACCGGCCTCGTGATAGCGGCCGTCCTCCTCTTCCCGGTCATCTCCTCGATACTGATTGAGCCCTACGTCCTCGCTATCTACGGGGTTACGGCACACCTCGCAGATGCGAACGTCGCCATCATGCTCCTGATGATAGCCCTGCTCCTGGTCCTCCCCGTCTCGTTCCTCCTCTTCAAGAGGACCGCGAGACACCTCCCGGCCTACATGGGCGGGAGGCCCGCGACGCCGGACCTGCATTTCGCAGGCTCCCTCGGCATGACCCGGGAAGCCCAGACGCGGAACTACTACCTCACCGAGTACTTCGGTGAGGCGAAACTCTTCCGACCGGGTGCGACGGTCTGCATCGTCCTGATCCTGGTTTCCTGGGCCCTTGCGGGGGTGGCGTTATGA
- a CDS encoding HIT family protein — translation MPCPFCNPAPEDIVAANDLCYARYDIHPVSPGHLLVIPFRHVESYFDMTDEERTALARLIDDCKALTDRDRHPDGYNIGVNVGEAAGQNVMHVHIHFIPRYRGDAGEHGGGVRGVFPCEPE, via the coding sequence ATGCCATGTCCGTTCTGCAACCCGGCCCCCGAAGACATCGTTGCCGCAAACGATCTCTGCTACGCCCGCTACGACATCCACCCGGTCAGCCCCGGCCACCTGCTGGTGATCCCGTTCCGGCACGTCGAGAGTTACTTTGATATGACCGATGAAGAGAGGACGGCCCTCGCCCGGCTCATCGACGACTGTAAGGCGCTCACCGACCGCGACCGCCACCCCGACGGCTACAACATCGGCGTCAACGTCGGGGAGGCCGCGGGGCAGAACGTCATGCACGTCCACATCCACTTCATCCCGCGCTACCGGGGAGATGCCGGAGAACACGGAGGAGGTGTTCGGGGCGTGTTCCCGTGCGAACCGGAGTAA
- a CDS encoding DUF362 domain-containing protein: MRTDSRDATVAVVRCDDYVPETVDAAVRRAVELVGGIRRFVAPGESILLKPNLLQGQEPERCVTTHPTVVAAVARLLVEHGCRVVIGDSPGAGIVYSEANLRRAYSRSGFAAAAEKAGAVLNYDTGSETVSFPEGEVMKQFSIITPAVRADAIVVVSKAKTHMWTRMTGAAKNLFGLIPGLEKPVHHFRFQDEYAFGRMLVDLNECMKPRLQIVDAVVGMEGDGPQSGNPRKIGVILAGSDYAAVDTVLARLIGIDPLEIGSTRSAAERGLFDPEDVRTVGDDPATFTVPDFRKPSTYASGRTGVWRRVVQAVVRRFGRTYAPRPGVIASSCIGCGKCERICPVHAITVTEGRATIDLSRCIRCYCCHEICTEHAIGLSRSLPGRLLARLLG, translated from the coding sequence GTGCGGACGGACAGCCGGGACGCGACCGTCGCGGTCGTCCGGTGCGACGATTACGTGCCGGAGACGGTCGATGCGGCCGTCCGCCGCGCAGTCGAACTCGTCGGCGGTATCAGGAGGTTTGTCGCGCCGGGAGAGAGCATCCTCCTCAAACCGAACCTCCTGCAGGGGCAGGAGCCGGAACGGTGCGTCACCACCCATCCGACGGTCGTCGCTGCCGTCGCACGGCTCCTCGTGGAGCACGGGTGCCGGGTCGTCATCGGCGACAGCCCCGGCGCCGGGATCGTCTACAGCGAGGCGAACCTGCGGCGGGCGTATTCGCGGAGCGGGTTTGCCGCGGCGGCCGAAAAGGCCGGCGCTGTCCTGAACTACGATACCGGCTCCGAGACCGTCTCGTTCCCGGAAGGCGAGGTGATGAAACAGTTCTCCATCATCACCCCGGCCGTCCGGGCCGACGCGATCGTGGTCGTCTCGAAGGCGAAGACCCACATGTGGACGCGGATGACCGGCGCCGCAAAGAACCTCTTCGGGCTGATTCCGGGACTGGAAAAACCGGTCCACCACTTCCGGTTCCAGGACGAGTACGCCTTCGGCAGGATGCTCGTCGATCTCAACGAGTGTATGAAACCCCGGCTCCAGATCGTGGACGCGGTCGTCGGGATGGAGGGGGACGGCCCCCAGTCGGGGAACCCGCGGAAGATCGGGGTCATCCTCGCCGGAAGCGATTACGCGGCCGTGGACACCGTCCTCGCGCGGCTCATCGGCATCGACCCGCTCGAGATCGGGAGCACGAGAAGCGCGGCCGAGCGCGGGCTGTTCGATCCGGAGGACGTCCGGACGGTCGGCGACGACCCGGCAACGTTCACGGTCCCGGACTTCCGGAAACCCTCGACCTACGCCAGCGGCCGGACAGGTGTCTGGCGGCGGGTCGTCCAGGCCGTCGTCCGGCGGTTCGGGCGGACGTACGCTCCCCGGCCCGGCGTGATCGCTTCTTCCTGCATCGGCTGTGGGAAGTGCGAGCGGATCTGCCCCGTACACGCGATAACCGTCACCGAAGGCAGAGCGACGATCGACCTCTCACGCTGCATCCGGTGTTACTGCTGCCACGAGATCTGCACCGAGCACGCCATCGGCCTCTCGCGGAGCCTCCCCGGACGGCTCCTCGCCCGCCTGCTCGGGTGA
- a CDS encoding ribonuclease III family protein, with translation MPSYREKRQDALHPTDMKFSTIWTRINIAGLFGKRLSRRRPEPIALDREAEVRALLARSPFGITDVADSALPLYDRALTHRSYANHGEYPAVTFEDNERLEFLGNYVLDFVIADHLYGEYDLPPGEMNRRLQVTRNTKLAEIVRRQGLGIDAAIRGYGQAPTDSIVADAFEALIGAIYLDRGLSVARDVVLAIFEEEIAECDTHRNYRGRLQEYVARESLGELEYAFRQTGPGNCPVWAARVTVGGVPFGEGRAKTKQGAAMLAAKEALGRFGEG, from the coding sequence ATGCCATCTTATAGAGAAAAACGGCAGGACGCCCTGCATCCGACGGACATGAAGTTCTCCACCATCTGGACCAGAATAAATATCGCCGGCCTTTTCGGGAAGAGGCTCTCTCGGCGCCGCCCGGAGCCCATCGCTCTCGACCGGGAAGCGGAGGTGCGTGCGCTCCTCGCCCGCTCCCCGTTCGGGATCACCGATGTCGCCGACTCCGCCCTCCCCCTCTACGACCGGGCGCTGACCCACCGGTCGTACGCAAACCACGGCGAGTACCCAGCGGTGACGTTCGAGGACAACGAACGGCTCGAGTTCCTGGGGAACTACGTCCTCGACTTCGTCATAGCCGACCACCTTTACGGCGAGTACGACCTCCCGCCGGGCGAGATGAACCGGAGACTCCAGGTGACCAGGAACACGAAACTCGCCGAGATCGTGCGGCGGCAGGGCCTCGGCATCGATGCCGCCATCAGGGGTTACGGGCAGGCGCCGACCGACTCGATCGTCGCCGATGCCTTCGAGGCCCTGATCGGCGCGATCTACCTCGATCGAGGCCTCAGCGTGGCGCGGGATGTGGTGCTCGCGATATTCGAGGAAGAGATCGCGGAGTGCGATACCCACAGGAACTACCGCGGGAGGCTCCAGGAGTACGTCGCCCGGGAGAGCCTCGGCGAACTCGAGTATGCCTTCCGCCAGACCGGGCCCGGGAACTGCCCGGTCTGGGCCGCACGGGTGACCGTCGGGGGTGTTCCGTTCGGAGAGGGGAGAGCAAAGACCAAACAGGGCGCGGCGATGCTCGCGGCAAAAGAGGCGCTCGGACGTTTCGGGGAGGGGTGA
- a CDS encoding molybdopterin-binding protein — MVRARFDAKPLAEVRAMMRSAFPCPDRIVTRPVAGAAGRVTAGPVYSSLTIPATDIAARDGFAVVSGEILRAGDGSPVPLRNPCRVNTGNAIPPGYDAVVMIEDVIGRDGAWYTENPVLPGEHIHPAGSEIRRGDLILPAGHRIRPCDIGALLSCGIVAVDVREVKVGLIPTGSELVPAGNLPGPGGAVESNTAVAAALLGEAGATCTRYGIVRDDPVLLRQAIKNGIRENDLLLISAGSSAGTRDFTAAVISDLGEVLVHGIAMKPGAPAIVGRIDGKPVIGVPGYPIAALTAARELALPLLAAWGFSPPPAERLRARLAGTVTANPGYDEFVLLTVSRTGDGYTAIPLPRGAGPQIALVRANAYLHVPAGTGGIGEGTEVEILPTGQCREQDEVCKPTPEQPVQDQKETFPVKDST; from the coding sequence ATGGTGAGAGCGCGCTTCGATGCGAAACCGCTCGCGGAAGTCCGGGCGATGATGCGCTCAGCCTTCCCGTGCCCCGACCGGATCGTCACCCGTCCGGTTGCCGGGGCGGCCGGACGGGTGACGGCAGGGCCCGTATACTCGTCCCTGACGATCCCGGCAACGGATATCGCGGCACGAGACGGATTTGCCGTCGTAAGCGGCGAGATCCTCCGGGCGGGTGACGGGAGCCCCGTCCCGCTCAGGAACCCCTGCCGGGTGAACACGGGGAACGCGATCCCTCCCGGCTACGATGCGGTCGTCATGATCGAGGACGTCATCGGAAGAGACGGCGCCTGGTATACCGAAAATCCGGTACTCCCCGGAGAACATATCCATCCGGCCGGCTCCGAGATCCGCCGGGGCGACCTGATCCTCCCGGCCGGGCACCGGATACGCCCCTGCGATATCGGGGCGCTCCTCTCCTGCGGGATCGTCGCGGTGGATGTCCGGGAGGTGAAGGTCGGCCTCATCCCGACGGGGAGTGAACTTGTTCCGGCAGGCAACCTCCCGGGGCCGGGAGGGGCTGTCGAGAGCAACACCGCCGTTGCCGCGGCACTGCTCGGCGAGGCCGGCGCCACCTGCACCCGCTACGGGATCGTCCGCGACGATCCCGTGCTGCTCCGACAGGCCATCAAGAACGGCATCCGCGAAAACGACCTCCTCCTGATCTCCGCCGGCTCATCGGCAGGCACACGCGACTTCACCGCCGCCGTCATCAGCGACCTCGGCGAGGTGCTCGTCCACGGCATCGCGATGAAACCGGGTGCACCGGCGATCGTCGGCCGGATAGACGGCAAACCAGTCATCGGGGTCCCGGGTTACCCGATCGCCGCCCTGACGGCCGCACGGGAACTCGCCCTCCCGCTGCTCGCGGCATGGGGATTCTCTCCCCCGCCGGCGGAGCGCCTCCGCGCCCGGCTCGCCGGGACGGTCACGGCGAACCCCGGCTACGACGAGTTCGTCCTCCTCACCGTCTCGCGGACAGGCGATGGGTATACCGCGATTCCCCTGCCACGGGGGGCCGGGCCGCAGATAGCGCTGGTCCGTGCAAACGCCTACCTGCACGTCCCCGCAGGCACCGGGGGCATCGGCGAAGGTACCGAGGTCGAGATCCTGCCGACCGGGCAGTGCCGGGAGCAGGACGAAGTCTGCAAACCCACGCCGGAACAGCCGGTGCAGGATCAAAAAGAGACGTTTCCCGTGAAGGACAGCACCTGA